A genomic stretch from Prochlorococcus marinus str. MIT 9312 includes:
- a CDS encoding 3'(2'),5'-bisphosphate nucleotidase CysQ, which yields MIKLPFGVEINNLIDNLKSLSWEAADILLYYANIIKKLEQKNEILKNKNNNDPVTLADLEVNELIINRINQKYQDTNWEILSEENFKIESNYFNNVDWLWVLDPLDGTKDFIQGTQNYAMHLALNYKRRPFIGVVLIPEKDELWISYAEKLWCEKRDGSIRKQNLSETDILKDMTIVTSKNHRNEKLKDLIEKINFKKTIVMGSIGCKVASIIRGDSDIYIALSLPGKSAPKDWDFAAPEAILKAAGGSITNIDNEDLVYGSTDLKHSGIIIASNNKKNHKRICSQVKEIIEEYKIYP from the coding sequence GTGATTAAATTACCTTTCGGAGTAGAAATTAATAATCTAATAGATAATCTGAAGAGTTTGAGTTGGGAAGCTGCAGATATCTTGTTGTACTATGCCAATATTATTAAAAAATTAGAGCAAAAAAATGAAATTCTTAAGAATAAAAATAATAATGACCCTGTAACATTAGCTGATTTAGAAGTAAACGAATTAATTATTAACAGAATAAATCAAAAATATCAAGATACTAATTGGGAGATCTTGAGCGAAGAAAATTTCAAAATAGAATCCAATTATTTTAATAATGTTGACTGGCTTTGGGTTCTTGATCCTCTAGACGGAACTAAAGATTTTATTCAAGGAACACAAAATTATGCTATGCATTTAGCCTTGAACTATAAAAGAAGGCCATTTATTGGGGTTGTGCTTATCCCCGAAAAAGATGAATTATGGATTTCTTATGCAGAAAAACTTTGGTGTGAGAAAAGAGATGGAAGTATTCGAAAACAAAATTTGTCTGAAACAGATATTCTCAAAGATATGACCATAGTTACCAGTAAGAACCACAGGAATGAAAAATTAAAGGATTTAATTGAAAAGATTAATTTTAAGAAAACTATTGTAATGGGTAGTATTGGTTGCAAAGTTGCTTCAATTATTAGAGGAGATAGTGATATTTATATTGCATTGAGTTTGCCAGGCAAAAGTGCGCCAAAAGATTGGGATTTTGCTGCACCAGAAGCTATTTTAAAAGCGGCTGGGGGATCAATAACAAATATTGATAATGAGGATTTGGTTTATGGTAGTACTGATCTTAAGCATTCAGGTATTATAATTGCCTCTAATAACAAGAAGAATCATAAAAGAATCTGCTCGCAAGTAAAAGAAATTATTGAGGAATATAAAATTTATCCTTAG
- a CDS encoding nucleotide sugar dehydrogenase has protein sequence MTSDKRELINNFKENLCKKDKSIAIVGLGYVGLPLALTFAEKNFSVIGIDIDKKKVAKLRNKESYLRHINNSRISEVIQNSKFKPTSDFSEAEKCIAIILCVPTPLNKNREPDLQYITTTLNSLKKYFQKGQLLSLESTTYPGTTEEVLKPLIESSGFKIGNNFFLVYSPEREDPGNKDYSTGSIPKIIGGITPICREIGIELYSKIIERLVPVSSTRAAEITKLLENIHRAVNIGLMNELKILSDKMNIDLYEIIDAAATKPFGFTPYYPGPGLGGHCIPIDPFYLTWKAREYGMNTKFIELAGEINASMPQYVIEKIFNLLNNRSKSIKNSKILVLGLSYKKNIDDIRESPSLDIIYELLKRGAVVKYNDPYIPKLPKVRKYNLEIEHCKITADLLSSFDCVLLLTDHDDFPYELIKKHSNLIIDTRGRFTLSENIFRA, from the coding sequence ATGACTTCGGATAAGAGAGAATTAATAAATAATTTCAAGGAAAATTTATGCAAAAAAGATAAAAGTATTGCGATAGTAGGTCTTGGATATGTCGGTTTGCCTTTGGCGCTTACTTTTGCCGAAAAAAACTTTTCTGTTATTGGAATAGATATTGACAAAAAAAAAGTTGCCAAGTTGAGAAATAAAGAGAGCTATCTTAGACATATCAACAATTCAAGGATCTCTGAAGTCATTCAAAATAGCAAATTTAAACCAACATCAGATTTCTCAGAAGCAGAGAAATGTATAGCTATTATTTTATGCGTACCTACACCTTTAAATAAAAATAGAGAGCCAGACTTACAGTACATAACCACAACATTAAATTCTTTAAAAAAATATTTCCAAAAAGGTCAGCTATTAAGTTTAGAAAGTACTACTTATCCTGGGACGACTGAAGAAGTATTAAAACCATTAATTGAATCTTCTGGTTTTAAAATTGGGAATAATTTCTTCCTTGTATATTCACCAGAGAGAGAAGATCCTGGGAATAAAGACTATTCAACGGGATCTATACCTAAAATCATCGGAGGTATTACCCCAATTTGCAGAGAAATAGGAATTGAATTATACTCCAAAATAATTGAAAGACTTGTACCAGTTTCCTCAACACGAGCTGCTGAAATAACAAAGTTATTAGAAAATATTCATAGAGCTGTAAATATTGGACTTATGAATGAGTTAAAAATCCTGTCCGATAAAATGAATATTGATTTATATGAAATAATAGATGCCGCAGCAACAAAACCCTTTGGTTTTACTCCTTATTATCCAGGCCCTGGTTTAGGTGGACACTGTATACCAATTGATCCATTTTATTTAACTTGGAAGGCTAGAGAATATGGTATGAATACAAAATTCATTGAATTAGCGGGTGAAATTAATGCTTCAATGCCTCAATATGTAATAGAAAAGATTTTTAATTTACTCAATAATAGAAGTAAATCAATAAAAAACAGTAAGATTCTTGTCCTTGGATTATCTTATAAAAAAAATATAGATGACATTAGAGAATCTCCATCCTTAGATATTATTTATGAACTTTTAAAAAGAGGCGCAGTAGTTAAATATAACGATCCATACATCCCAAAATTGCCAAAAGTCAGAAAATATAATTTAGAAATCGAGCATTGCAAAATAACAGCAGATCTTTTAAGTTCCTTCGATTGCGTTTTACTACTAACTGATCATGATGATTTCCCTTATGAATTAATTAAAAAACATAGCAATTTAATTATTGATACTAGAGGAAGATTTACTCTTTCAGAAAATATTTTTAGAGCTTAA
- a CDS encoding Gfo/Idh/MocA family protein — MKDIIPRKINIAIIGCGRICKKHILAIISEKERCELVAICDNNEKKIENISDFYNSQLKERNFPSKNLIKFNVYEELIKAKLNNKIDIDLIVLATPSGLHPIQTKIAAKSGINVCTEKPMALNLSDAKEMIKVCKEANVRLFVIKQNRLNPTLQILKKKVEENKFGNIGIVDINVFWQRPQSYYDQDEWRGTKDLDGGALLNQASHYVDLLEWIIGPLDGLYANVSTISRDIEVEDTAVIQLKWKNGALGSMSVTMITYPKNIEGSITIIGDKGSAKVGGIAVNEFEYSFFEDDSNACLEKYNYKTESVYGFGHNFYYQNMIDNLMSNTKPICDGESGLSSIKIINAAYKSAKEQRFIKLSSI, encoded by the coding sequence ATGAAAGATATAATTCCCAGAAAAATCAACATAGCTATTATTGGATGTGGAAGAATTTGCAAAAAACATATTCTGGCAATTATTAGTGAAAAAGAAAGATGTGAACTTGTTGCAATTTGCGATAATAATGAAAAAAAGATTGAAAATATATCGGATTTTTATAATAGTCAATTAAAAGAGAGAAATTTTCCATCAAAAAATTTAATTAAATTTAATGTTTATGAGGAACTAATAAAGGCAAAATTAAATAACAAAATTGATATTGATTTAATTGTCTTAGCAACCCCAAGTGGTTTACATCCTATACAAACAAAGATTGCAGCAAAATCAGGAATAAATGTTTGTACAGAAAAGCCAATGGCATTAAATCTTTCTGATGCAAAAGAAATGATAAAAGTATGCAAAGAGGCAAATGTAAGGCTCTTTGTTATTAAACAAAATAGACTAAATCCAACATTACAAATTTTAAAAAAGAAAGTAGAGGAAAATAAATTTGGGAATATAGGAATAGTCGATATAAACGTTTTTTGGCAGCGACCCCAATCATACTATGATCAGGATGAATGGAGAGGAACCAAAGATCTTGATGGAGGGGCCCTACTTAATCAGGCTAGTCACTATGTTGATTTATTAGAGTGGATTATTGGACCTTTGGATGGCTTATATGCAAATGTATCAACTATAAGTAGAGATATAGAAGTTGAAGATACTGCAGTTATTCAGTTGAAATGGAAAAATGGTGCACTAGGATCAATGTCAGTAACGATGATAACTTATCCAAAAAATATTGAAGGATCAATTACAATAATTGGTGATAAAGGAAGTGCAAAAGTTGGGGGGATAGCAGTAAATGAATTTGAATATTCTTTTTTTGAAGATGATAGTAACGCGTGTTTAGAAAAATATAACTACAAAACAGAATCTGTTTACGGTTTTGGACATAACTTTTATTATCAAAATATGATTGATAATCTAATGAGTAATACTAAGCCTATATGTGATGGAGAAAGCGGCTTATCAAGCATAAAAATAATTAATGCAGCTTACAAATCTGCCAAAGAACAGAGATTTATAAAATTATCATCTATCTAA
- a CDS encoding acyltransferase, with translation MLNNFWRNHKKNIHPSVIIEESAIIDKGATIGANTKIWHWVHICSEAKIGKNCSLGQNVFIANKVNIGDNVKVQNNVSIYDDVTLQSNVFCGPSVVFTNVKNPRSKIRRKNEYKKTLVMNGASLGANCTIICGVSIGKHAFVAAGAVVTKDIKSYALVKGIPARQVGWISEFGDNIPLPLEGEASWTCQKMNIKYSLKQSEIFAEKI, from the coding sequence ATGCTTAATAATTTCTGGAGGAATCATAAAAAGAATATTCATCCAAGTGTAATAATAGAAGAATCAGCAATAATAGACAAAGGTGCCACAATAGGAGCAAATACTAAAATATGGCATTGGGTCCATATCTGTTCAGAAGCCAAGATAGGTAAAAACTGTTCTCTCGGTCAAAATGTTTTTATAGCTAATAAGGTAAACATAGGTGACAATGTCAAAGTTCAAAATAACGTTTCTATTTATGATGATGTAACGCTTCAAAGTAATGTATTTTGCGGCCCTAGTGTAGTTTTCACGAACGTTAAAAACCCTAGATCAAAGATAAGAAGAAAAAACGAATATAAAAAAACATTAGTAATGAATGGTGCCTCCTTAGGTGCAAACTGTACAATAATATGTGGGGTTTCAATTGGTAAGCATGCTTTTGTAGCTGCTGGAGCAGTAGTTACTAAGGATATTAAATCATATGCATTGGTTAAAGGAATTCCTGCAAGACAAGTTGGGTGGATTAGTGAATTTGGTGATAACATACCTCTTCCTTTAGAGGGAGAGGCTTCATGGACATGTCAAAAAATGAATATTAAATATTCTTTGAAACAATCAGAAATTTTTGCTGAGAAGATATAG
- a CDS encoding O-antigen ligase family protein codes for MLTNNFLKYAKKNYLNIGKYSFLIGVFLLPTAFVISALFLLFSLVLSFSKSKLCFLKDKLNLLVIIAIGMILFSSLINNTILIPRVLPNLDNSFVLLNLFNWIPPLLGFIGFQSYVKTEDDRLIFSKYLLSGTVPFIVSCLFQLFFDLHGPFQIFNGLIIWFQKPLEVTGGVSGLFSNRNYAGIWLSINLPFGIYLIKKNIKYKIKSLSILFITFLISYLIINTNSKNALLSMISTIIVFFGIKTFFIFSIGIIFFFVILNLLPTLNILEFIPETFLRIKRFTFFINTPRLVIFRSALNFIFQRPFLGWGSGTFALIYLAKDNMWNPPFVFHKFQHTHNLFLEMAFNFGIPISILLTSIAFYIFYKSLKVFYSNDKKDDYQNLNKAWISAGIVIFLIHLSDMTFYDGRVSMLICILFSGLRCISLTKNNLKICN; via the coding sequence ATGTTAACTAATAATTTTCTTAAATATGCAAAAAAAAATTATCTGAATATTGGTAAATATTCTTTTCTTATAGGAGTATTCCTTTTACCCACTGCATTCGTAATATCTGCGTTATTTTTACTATTTTCTTTAGTTTTATCTTTTTCCAAAAGTAAACTTTGTTTTTTAAAAGATAAATTGAATTTATTAGTAATCATTGCGATAGGAATGATCCTATTTAGTTCACTTATAAATAATACAATTTTAATTCCTAGGGTGCTTCCAAATTTAGATAATTCATTTGTATTGCTAAATTTATTCAATTGGATTCCTCCTTTATTAGGCTTTATTGGATTCCAAAGCTATGTAAAAACTGAAGATGATAGATTAATTTTTTCTAAATATTTATTATCTGGAACAGTTCCATTTATAGTAAGTTGTCTTTTTCAACTATTCTTTGACTTACATGGACCTTTTCAAATTTTTAATGGTTTAATTATATGGTTTCAAAAGCCTCTCGAAGTTACTGGAGGGGTTTCAGGATTATTTAGTAATAGAAATTATGCAGGTATTTGGCTTTCAATAAATCTTCCATTTGGAATATACCTCATAAAGAAAAATATAAAATATAAAATTAAAAGTCTTTCCATTCTATTCATCACTTTTCTGATTAGCTATTTAATAATCAATACAAATTCTAAAAATGCTCTGCTCAGTATGATTTCAACCATAATAGTTTTCTTTGGAATAAAGACTTTTTTTATATTTTCAATTGGTATAATTTTCTTTTTTGTCATTCTTAACTTACTGCCAACACTAAATATATTAGAGTTCATACCTGAAACATTTTTAAGAATTAAAAGATTCACATTCTTCATTAATACACCAAGATTAGTAATTTTCAGATCAGCTTTGAATTTTATATTTCAAAGACCTTTTTTAGGTTGGGGATCAGGAACATTCGCTTTAATTTATCTAGCAAAAGACAATATGTGGAATCCACCTTTTGTATTTCATAAATTTCAACATACTCATAATTTATTTTTGGAGATGGCTTTTAATTTTGGCATCCCAATTTCAATATTATTAACTTCAATAGCTTTTTATATTTTTTATAAATCTCTTAAAGTGTTTTACTCTAATGATAAAAAAGATGATTATCAAAATCTAAATAAAGCATGGATTTCAGCAGGTATAGTTATTTTCTTAATCCATTTAAGTGATATGACTTTTTATGATGGTAGAGTCAGTATGTTGATTTGCATCTTATTCTCTGGCTTAAGGTGTATTTCATTAACAAAAAATAATCTGAAAATTTGTAATTAA
- a CDS encoding polyribonucleotide nucleotidyltransferase, whose product MEGQNKSITFDGREIRLTTGLYAPQANGSVMIECGDTSLLVTATKTTKKEVADFLPLICDYEEKLYAAGRIPGGFMRREGRPPERATLISRLIDRPMRPLFPSWMRDEIQIVASCLSLDERVPADVLAVTGASIATLLGEIPFHGPMAAVRVGLIGDDFILNPSYREIEKGDLDIVVAGSPDGIVMIEAGANQLSEQDTIEAIDFGYESVTELIKSQVDLLKDLGIKQVKSSAPEEDNTLPSYLEKNCTKGIELVLKKFDQSKDERDLELEKIKVDTQAKIESLKDDNELKVLLSENDKLLSSDFKKLTKKLMRSQIINDGKRVDGRELDEVRKISASAGILPKRVHGSALFQRGLTQVLSTTTLGTPSDAQEMDDLNPSTEKTYLHHYNFPPFSVGETRPMRTPGRREIGHGALAERAIIPVLPGKETFPYVLRVVSEVLSSNGSTSMGSVCGSTLSLLDAGVPLKALVSGTAMGLIKEGKEIRILTDIQGIEDFLGDMDFKVAGTEKGITALQMDMKITGLSVSVISDAIKKARPARLHILEKMQEAIDKPQESLSPHAPRLLSFRIDPELIGTVIGPGGRTIKGITERTNTKIDIEDGGIVTIASHDGAAAEEAQKIIEGLTRKVHEGEIFTGVVTRIIPIGAFVEILPGKEGMVHISQLSEARVERVEDVVRQGDEVTVRVREIDSRGRINLTLRGVSQNSGMSYPEPTPTPVAPLN is encoded by the coding sequence GTGGAAGGACAAAATAAGTCGATCACGTTTGACGGACGAGAGATACGACTAACTACAGGACTATATGCTCCTCAAGCAAATGGATCAGTAATGATTGAGTGTGGGGACACCTCGTTATTAGTTACAGCAACAAAAACGACTAAGAAAGAGGTTGCAGACTTTCTACCTCTTATATGCGACTATGAGGAAAAACTTTATGCTGCAGGGAGGATTCCAGGTGGTTTTATGAGGAGAGAGGGTCGCCCTCCAGAAAGAGCGACTTTAATTTCAAGGTTGATTGATAGGCCAATGAGGCCGCTTTTCCCTTCATGGATGCGAGACGAGATACAAATAGTTGCTTCATGCCTTTCTTTAGATGAAAGGGTTCCAGCAGATGTTTTAGCTGTTACTGGAGCTTCAATAGCAACTTTACTTGGAGAGATACCATTTCATGGGCCAATGGCAGCTGTTAGAGTTGGGCTCATAGGAGATGATTTCATCTTAAATCCAAGCTATAGAGAGATAGAGAAAGGAGATTTAGACATTGTTGTTGCAGGATCACCTGACGGCATTGTTATGATTGAAGCAGGTGCTAACCAATTATCAGAGCAAGATACTATTGAAGCTATAGATTTTGGTTATGAGTCAGTAACTGAACTAATTAAATCTCAAGTAGATTTACTAAAAGATTTAGGTATAAAACAGGTTAAGTCATCGGCTCCCGAAGAAGATAATACATTGCCCTCTTATTTAGAGAAGAATTGTACAAAGGGAATTGAGTTGGTTTTAAAGAAATTTGACCAGTCTAAAGATGAGAGAGATCTTGAACTCGAAAAAATAAAAGTTGATACTCAAGCTAAAATTGAATCTTTGAAAGATGATAACGAATTAAAAGTTCTTCTTTCAGAGAATGATAAGTTGTTAAGTTCCGACTTCAAAAAACTTACAAAGAAATTAATGAGGTCCCAAATCATTAATGATGGCAAACGAGTTGATGGCCGTGAATTAGATGAAGTGAGAAAAATTTCAGCATCTGCTGGGATACTTCCAAAAAGGGTTCATGGTTCAGCCTTATTTCAAAGAGGGTTGACTCAAGTCTTATCAACGACAACTTTGGGAACGCCAAGTGACGCACAGGAAATGGACGACCTTAATCCAAGCACTGAAAAAACTTATCTGCATCACTATAATTTCCCACCTTTTTCAGTTGGGGAAACCAGACCCATGAGAACCCCTGGCAGAAGAGAGATTGGCCATGGAGCTTTAGCAGAGAGAGCGATAATTCCTGTTCTTCCGGGGAAAGAAACATTCCCATATGTATTAAGGGTTGTTAGCGAAGTTTTAAGTTCGAACGGATCAACTTCCATGGGTTCTGTATGTGGAAGTACACTTTCGTTATTAGATGCAGGAGTTCCTTTAAAAGCCCTTGTCAGTGGTACTGCTATGGGTTTAATCAAAGAAGGGAAGGAGATCAGAATTCTCACGGATATTCAAGGGATCGAGGACTTTCTTGGGGACATGGACTTTAAAGTTGCTGGTACAGAAAAGGGGATAACAGCATTACAAATGGATATGAAAATTACAGGTTTGTCCGTTTCCGTTATTTCTGATGCAATCAAAAAAGCTCGTCCTGCAAGATTACACATCTTAGAAAAAATGCAAGAGGCAATAGATAAACCTCAAGAATCCTTATCTCCCCACGCACCAAGACTTTTAAGCTTTAGGATTGATCCAGAGCTCATTGGGACAGTCATTGGACCTGGTGGAAGAACCATTAAAGGAATTACCGAAAGAACAAATACAAAAATCGATATTGAAGATGGGGGAATTGTAACCATCGCATCACATGATGGCGCTGCGGCTGAAGAAGCGCAGAAGATAATAGAAGGATTAACTAGAAAAGTCCACGAAGGTGAAATTTTCACTGGAGTTGTCACTCGAATAATTCCGATTGGAGCATTTGTTGAAATTCTCCCTGGTAAGGAGGGAATGGTTCATATATCCCAATTATCTGAAGCGAGAGTTGAAAGGGTGGAAGATGTTGTAAGACAAGGTGATGAAGTAACTGTAAGGGTTCGTGAAATTGATAGCAGAGGTAGGATCAATCTTACTTTGAGGGGAGTTTCACAAAATAGTGGGATGTCTTATCCTGAGCCAACACCTACGCCAGTAGCACCTTTAAACTAA
- the rpsN gene encoding 30S ribosomal protein S14, protein MAKKSMIARDVKRKKLVKKYAAKRKSLLDEFNAAKDPMERLEIHRKIQALPRNSAPNRVRNRCWATGKPRGVYRDFGLCRNQLRQRAHNGELPGVVKSSW, encoded by the coding sequence ATGGCGAAAAAGTCCATGATTGCGAGAGATGTCAAACGCAAAAAACTTGTGAAGAAATATGCTGCAAAAAGGAAATCATTATTAGATGAATTCAATGCAGCAAAAGATCCAATGGAAAGATTAGAAATACATAGAAAGATTCAAGCTCTGCCAAGAAACTCTGCTCCAAATAGAGTTAGAAATAGATGTTGGGCAACAGGTAAACCTAGAGGAGTTTATAGAGATTTTGGTCTTTGCAGAAATCAGTTAAGGCAAAGAGCTCATAACGGCGAACTGCCTGGGGTAGTTAAATCAAGCTGGTAG
- the rseP gene encoding RIP metalloprotease RseP codes for MNVLTSITVLGFLIFFHEMGHFLAAILQGIYVDGFSIGFGPSIIQKKYKDITYSFRAFPLGGFVSFPDEELNNIDPKDPNLLKNRPIIQRVIVISSGVFANLILAYSILIINVTTAGIPYDPEPGILVLATQPEKAASIAGLEPGDKILKIEKTFLGIGDQAVSNLVKEIQNSSENPIAITIERNGAFKDLTLIPKNVEGKGTIGAQLQPNVRKETKKTKNVFVLFKYVNNEFSSLLVKTIQGYKGLITNFSSTAQQLSGPVKIVEIGAQLSQQGGTGILLFAALISINLAVLNSLPLPLLDGGQLVFTLIEGFRGKPVPVKVQMVVTQSSFFLLVGLSVLLIIRDTSQLLIVQRFFNQ; via the coding sequence ATGAATGTTTTAACCTCAATAACAGTTCTTGGATTTCTCATTTTTTTTCATGAGATGGGCCATTTTCTTGCAGCAATTTTACAAGGAATTTATGTTGATGGATTTTCAATTGGCTTTGGGCCCTCAATAATTCAAAAAAAATATAAAGATATCACCTATTCATTTAGAGCCTTTCCTTTAGGGGGCTTTGTTTCCTTCCCTGATGAAGAATTAAATAATATTGACCCTAAAGATCCAAATCTTTTAAAAAATAGGCCAATAATTCAAAGAGTTATTGTAATTTCCTCTGGAGTATTCGCGAACTTAATTCTTGCTTACTCAATTTTAATCATAAATGTAACTACTGCAGGAATTCCTTATGATCCTGAACCAGGCATTCTAGTATTAGCTACACAGCCTGAGAAGGCTGCTTCTATAGCTGGCTTAGAGCCTGGAGATAAAATTTTAAAAATAGAAAAAACTTTCTTAGGAATTGGTGATCAAGCTGTTTCCAATTTAGTAAAAGAGATACAGAATTCATCGGAGAACCCTATTGCGATAACAATTGAGAGAAATGGAGCTTTTAAAGATTTAACTTTGATACCAAAAAATGTTGAAGGGAAAGGCACAATAGGTGCTCAATTGCAGCCTAATGTAAGAAAAGAAACTAAAAAAACAAAAAACGTTTTTGTACTTTTTAAATATGTTAATAATGAGTTTTCATCACTTTTGGTAAAAACAATTCAAGGTTATAAAGGGTTAATAACAAATTTCTCTTCAACAGCTCAACAACTAAGTGGACCGGTCAAAATCGTCGAAATTGGCGCCCAATTATCGCAACAAGGTGGGACAGGGATTTTATTATTTGCGGCTTTAATTTCTATTAATTTAGCAGTACTCAATTCTTTGCCTTTACCACTATTAGATGGAGGACAACTTGTTTTCACATTAATTGAAGGGTTTAGGGGTAAACCAGTCCCAGTAAAGGTTCAAATGGTTGTTACTCAGTCCAGTTTTTTTCTTCTAGTTGGTTTAAGTGTTTTGCTTATTATTAGAGATACTAGTCAGCTTTTAATCGTACAAAGATTTTTCAACCAATGA
- the rsmI gene encoding 16S rRNA (cytidine(1402)-2'-O)-methyltransferase — MQNISLLSHRKEEPEEGILYLVGTPIGNLNDISPRAINILANVSLIACEDTRQTRKIMNKFSISNNLVSFNKENSLKRIPKLINDLKAGKSIALVSDAGMPGICDPGEKIVSQAKSQGYDVICIPGACAAITALVSSGMPSSKFIFEGFLPKKKVDRDKILFEISKNEKTTIVYESPHRLKKLLRELLDFCGGEREIVVARELTKKFEEHVGNNIDSTIEFFKDKEVIGEITIVIKGIQKEKNEEINKSDLKKDLNELTNAGLSLTAASKYLAKKYGIKKSIIYNLN; from the coding sequence ATGCAAAATATTTCCCTATTATCTCATAGAAAAGAAGAACCTGAGGAAGGAATTTTATATTTAGTTGGTACGCCAATTGGGAATTTAAATGATATCTCCCCTAGAGCAATTAATATTCTTGCTAATGTCTCTTTAATTGCTTGCGAAGACACGAGACAAACCAGAAAAATAATGAATAAATTTAGTATTTCTAATAATTTAGTAAGCTTTAATAAGGAAAATTCTTTAAAAAGAATTCCTAAGTTAATTAACGATCTAAAAGCAGGCAAGTCAATTGCGCTTGTAAGTGATGCGGGAATGCCAGGAATTTGTGATCCCGGAGAAAAGATAGTTAGTCAAGCCAAATCTCAAGGATATGATGTTATTTGTATCCCAGGTGCTTGTGCCGCAATAACAGCTCTCGTATCAAGTGGAATGCCATCTTCTAAATTTATATTCGAAGGTTTTCTTCCTAAAAAAAAAGTTGATAGAGACAAAATTCTTTTTGAAATTAGTAAGAATGAGAAAACAACAATAGTTTATGAATCACCCCATCGTCTTAAGAAATTGTTGAGAGAATTATTAGATTTCTGTGGGGGTGAAAGAGAAATTGTTGTAGCAAGAGAATTAACTAAAAAATTTGAAGAACATGTGGGCAATAATATTGATAGTACAATAGAATTTTTTAAAGATAAAGAAGTGATTGGGGAAATAACAATAGTAATAAAAGGTATTCAAAAAGAGAAAAATGAAGAAATTAATAAGTCAGATTTAAAAAAGGATCTTAATGAATTAACTAATGCAGGTTTAAGTTTAACCGCGGCTTCAAAGTATTTAGCAAAAAAATATGGCATCAAAAAAAGCATAATTTATAATTTAAATTAG